GACAAGACTGTCGCCGCCAATGCCGGCATCGTCGAGCGGCAGTCGGCGGACCCGCTCCATGTATACCAGCGCACCACCACCGCCGATCCGGCCACGTCGCTCTGCCATCGCCAGGATGTTGCGGATCTCGAACCAGAACAGCGACGGCACCGGGCAGGGGGCGTTGATCGTTGCGATGACCGCTTCAGCTGCATCAGAATACTCCTCCGGCAACAGCCAGGCAGCCGCCATCGAGGCGTCAATAACAAACGCCATCAGCGACGGCCCTCGTCACGCCAGGAGAGGATTTCCTCATGGGTGGAGGCGGCAGCTTTCTGTCGGGCGGCGCGTACCTCCGCCAGCAGCAACTGCATATCGGTTTCCTTGGCGATACGCGCCAGGCGAATGATGGGGTCGTTGCCGCGCGCGATAACAATATCTTCGCCAGCTTCCGCGCGAACAAGCAGATCCGATAGATGGGTTTTGGCTTCAGAGATTTTTACCGTCGTGGTCATCGCGCGCCTTTCGGAGTGAGTTCCCGTAAAAATACGCGCACCCTCGCAGTTGGTCAACCGGTTGGTCTGCTTACTTCCGATAAGCATTACTTATCGCATGCGAGCCGCGTGGGGCTTCTTTATGTCATGTGTAGAACTCTTGTCGCACAGTAGCTTTCGTTTAAGACATCGTTTACCA
This Pseudorhizobium banfieldiae DNA region includes the following protein-coding sequences:
- a CDS encoding type II toxin-antitoxin system VapC family toxin — protein: MAFVIDASMAAAWLLPEEYSDAAEAVIATINAPCPVPSLFWFEIRNILAMAERRGRIGGGGALVYMERVRRLPLDDAGIGGDSLVLLLAANHALSAYDAAYLALALNRNVPLATLDRKLAAAARKEGITVLGPFAHGD
- a CDS encoding type II toxin-antitoxin system Phd/YefM family antitoxin, with protein sequence MTTTVKISEAKTHLSDLLVRAEAGEDIVIARGNDPIIRLARIAKETDMQLLLAEVRAARQKAAASTHEEILSWRDEGRR